A genomic segment from Methanobacterium bryantii encodes:
- a CDS encoding mRNA surveillance protein pelota has translation MRIVHQDRKRGVIEIVPETLDDLWHLSHIIEPGDLISSKTTRRIQDTTGERLRSDRGIKKTFFIGIRVESINFHKYTGKLRATGIIEQGPEDLVPLGTHHTLDLKLKYSVRITKEKWSRWVLKRLKDAVDSSKKPSAIIVAIEEDVADLGIIRQYGIEYYGPIIGGISGKRVISKNRGKNITDFFDEVAKTLLGFEDIQGIVVAGPGFGKGDFYDYLSQKYPELAKIAAVENTGTGGRVGIREVLKKGTIEQMATEGRIAQEMRLMGKVLEEIGKSSHLAAYGKNDVTNAANAGAVKRLLVLDEMVREEDTEGIMNLTESTGGKVTVVSSEHEGGKQLKALGGIAAILRYSLR, from the coding sequence ATGCGTATTGTTCATCAAGATAGAAAAAGAGGAGTAATTGAAATTGTTCCTGAAACATTAGACGACCTCTGGCATTTATCACATATTATAGAGCCAGGAGACCTGATATCATCTAAAACTACTCGAAGGATACAGGATACAACAGGAGAACGTTTAAGAAGTGATAGAGGTATTAAAAAAACATTTTTTATAGGTATAAGGGTGGAAAGTATAAATTTTCACAAATACACAGGAAAACTAAGGGCAACAGGAATAATAGAACAGGGCCCTGAAGATCTGGTTCCACTTGGAACCCACCATACACTTGATTTGAAACTTAAATATTCAGTTAGAATAACAAAGGAAAAATGGTCAAGATGGGTTCTAAAAAGGCTGAAAGATGCTGTTGACTCATCTAAAAAGCCATCAGCAATTATAGTGGCTATTGAAGAAGATGTTGCGGATCTTGGAATCATCAGGCAGTATGGAATAGAATACTACGGACCCATAATAGGAGGAATATCTGGAAAAAGAGTTATCTCCAAAAATAGGGGGAAAAATATAACTGATTTCTTTGATGAAGTCGCGAAAACTTTACTTGGGTTTGAAGATATTCAAGGCATAGTTGTTGCTGGGCCTGGATTTGGAAAAGGTGACTTTTACGATTATTTAAGCCAGAAATATCCTGAACTTGCCAAAATTGCGGCAGTTGAAAATACAGGTACTGGAGGACGAGTTGGAATAAGAGAAGTCCTTAAAAAAGGTACAATCGAGCAAATGGCTACTGAGGGTCGAATAGCTCAGGAAATGAGATTGATGGGAAAAGTTCTGGAAGAAATTGGAAAATCATCACATTTAGCTGCATATGGAAAAAATGATGTTACAAACGCAGCTAATGCAGGTGCAGTAAAAAGGTTACTTGTTTTAGATGAAATGGTGCGTGAGGAAGATACCGAAGGTATTATGAACCTTACAGAAAGTACCGGCGGCAAAGTAACTGTGGTAAGCAGCGAACATGAAGGCGGGAAACAGCTGAAGGCATTAGGTGGAATTGCAGCTATTTTAAGGTATAGTTTGAGGTAA